From Thermodesulfovibrionales bacterium, the proteins below share one genomic window:
- a CDS encoding TIGR02186 family protein: MRIREFVAKTLVITTGTILGLLSLFQSGVSAELTATANHDHINIDFFYHGSAVSIRGTSDPATDLVIKITSPDGHQALRKKGKVAGFLWMNVGTLRFEHAPALYYLDSTRKIEDVLSREEMLKYTIGYEALQRHVDMEPAVDENEKAKWFQEFVRFKESSKLYSRSSGNIARTEKDGKQNYYILNEWPYQAPPGRYTVTVYAVKDKKVIETAEASVLVEQVGIVKSLAGMAKNNGSLYGMISILAALGAGFGVGMVFRKGGGAH; the protein is encoded by the coding sequence ATGAGAATCAGAGAATTTGTCGCGAAGACGCTCGTGATTACCACTGGCACAATCCTTGGGTTACTGTCCCTATTTCAGAGCGGGGTGTCTGCCGAACTCACTGCGACAGCAAACCACGACCATATCAACATAGACTTCTTTTATCACGGAAGCGCAGTGAGTATCCGTGGAACATCAGACCCGGCTACCGATCTCGTTATCAAGATCACCTCTCCCGACGGACACCAGGCACTGCGTAAGAAAGGAAAGGTCGCAGGGTTTCTCTGGATGAACGTCGGGACGTTACGATTCGAACATGCGCCAGCGCTCTATTATCTGGACAGCACGAGGAAGATAGAGGACGTCTTGAGCAGAGAGGAGATGCTCAAGTATACGATCGGGTATGAGGCCCTTCAGAGGCACGTCGACATGGAGCCGGCAGTCGATGAGAATGAGAAAGCGAAGTGGTTTCAGGAGTTCGTAAGATTCAAGGAATCTTCAAAACTCTACTCCCGGTCATCCGGGAACATTGCCCGCACAGAAAAAGACGGGAAGCAGAATTATTACATACTGAATGAGTGGCCGTATCAGGCACCTCCGGGCAGGTATACCGTTACGGTCTACGCGGTGAAAGACAAGAAGGTCATCGAGACTGCTGAGGCGAGCGTTCTCGTTGAGCAGGTAGGCATCGTCAAGTCTTTGGCCGGGATGGCGAAAAATAACGGGAGTTTGTATGGGATGATATCCATACTTGCTGCCCTCGGCGCAGGGTTCGGTGTCGGCATGGTATTCAGGAAAGGCGGAGGTGCCCATTAA